The genome window CAACACTTGCATGGAAGGCCATGGAAAAAGGCTTAAACAGCCAAAAACAATAAAGGGTAGAAAGAACTTCTTATCGTTCACATTCTCCCTCTGAAGGAGTGAAACAGATGGCTAAAAAGATGCCTGATATTGGCGATTACAAGTATGGATTTGCAGATAAAGACGTTTCGATTTTCCGTTCAAAACGTGGTCTAACAAAAGAGATTGTTGAAGAAATCTCTCGTATGAAAAAAGAGCCACAATGGATGTTAGAATACCGTCTAAAATCTTTAGAGCATTTCTACAGCATGCCAATGCCGCAATGGGGTGGCGATATGGCGAGCTTAAACTTCGATGAAATTACGTATTATGTAAAACCATCTGAAAAATCTGAGCGTTCTTGGGATGAAGTACCTGAAGAAATCAAAGCTACATTTGATAAATTAGGTATTCCTGAAGCTGAGCAAAAGTATCTTGCAGGGGTTTCAGCACAATATGAATCAGAGGTTGTTTACCATAACATGAAGGAAGACCTTGAAGAATTAGGTATCGTATTTAAAGATACAGATACTGCTTTAAAGGAAAATGAAGATATCTTCCGTGAGCACTTCGGAAAAGTTATTCCTAATACAGATAACAAGTTCTCTGCTCTTAATTCAGCAGTATGGTCTGGTGGTTCATTCATCTATGTTCCAAAAGGTATCAAAGTGGATACACCACTTCAAGCATACTTCCGTATCAACTCTGAGAACATGGGTCAGTTTGAGCGTACACTTATCATCGTTGATGAAGGTGCACATGTACACTATGTTGAAGGCTGTACAGCTCCAGTATACACAACAAACTCTCTACACAGTGCGGTAGTTGAGATTATCATTAAAAAAGATGCATACTGCCGTTATACTACAATTCAAAACTGGGCTAACAACGTATTTAACCTAGTTACGAAGCGTGCGGTTGCAGAAGAAAATGCAACAATGGAATGGATTGATGGTAACATCGGTTCTAAATTAACAATGAAGTATCCAGCAGTTATCCTTAAAGGTGCAGGAGCTCGTGGTATGACTCTTTCTATTGCGATTGCAGGAAAAGGTCAGCACCAAGATGCAGGAGCTAAGATGATTCACTTAGCACCAAATACTTCATCTACGATTGTATCGAAGTCTATTTCTAAACATGGTGGTAAAGTAACGTACCGTGGTATTGTTCACTTCGGTCGTAAAGCTGATGGTGCTCGTGCAAACATTGAATGTGATACATTAATTATGGATAATCAATCTACTTCAGATACAATTCCATACAACGAAATCTTAAATGACAACATTTCATTAGAGCATGAAGCGAAAGTATCAAAGGTATCAGAGGAGCAATTATTCTACCTAATGAGCCGCGGTATTTCAGAGCAAGAAGCAACTGAAATGATCGTTATGGGCTTCATTGAGCCATTCACAAAAGAACTTCCAATGGAATATGCGGTTGAAATGAACCGTTTGATCAAGTTCGAGATGGAAGGTTCAATCGGGTAATGTTATAAACTCGTTCGAGGGGATTCTCGAACGAGTTTTTTTTGTTTTTGAAAAATCCTAATAATTGACTCCTGCGTATGTATGAAGTGGAAACTGGAGTAACCAAAAGGAGTGGATGGTTCCTCTGTATGTAAGAAGTTGGAAACTGGAGTAACCAAAAGGAGTGGATGGTTCCTCTGTATGTAAGAAGTTGGAAACCGGAGTAACCAAAAGGAGTGGATGGTTCCGCTGTATGTAAGTATTTGGAAACCGGAGTAACCAAAAGGCGTGGATGGTTCCTCTGTATGTAATAAGTTGGAAACTGGAGTAACCAAAAGGAGTGAATGGTTCCTCTGTATGTAAGAAGTTGGAAACTTGAGTAACCAAAAGGAGTGAATGGTTCCTCTGTATGTAAAAAGTTGGAAACTGGAGTAACCAAAAGGAGTGGGTGGTTCCGCTGTATGTAATAATTTGGAAACTAGAGTAACCAAAAGGAGTGGATGGTTCCTCTGTATGTAAGAAGTTGGAAACTGGAGTAACCAAAAGGGGGGGATGATTCCTCTGTATGTAAGAAGTTGGAAATCAGAGTAATCAAAAGGAGTAAATGGTTCCTCTAGATGTAATAAAGCGCAAACTAGAGAAACCAAAGTGTTTAGGTGTTTCTTATAAATAAACACAACTTACTCATTAACATAATAAGCAGAGCTACCATGTCCCAATTGTCTAAACTCTTTTTTAAGAATCCTTCTAATTGCTTTTTTTGATGTAATTACTTCGCACCATTCATGAATCGAGTTCATTGTTATTTTTTTATCGGGAAAGAATAACTGATATTCCTCTACACTCCGCATAACAGCTGAAACCACATCCTCGATAAAACCACACTTTGAACATACCAAAGTATTATAAGAACATTTACCAAAAAATGAGTTACAGCCTGCACATATAATTCCTTTCTTAAGCTTATCAAAGCTATAATCCGATAATCTTGAGTAAGGATCATCTTCTCTATGAAAAGTAACTAGTTTTTTTGCAAATTCTATATCTCTAAACCTTAATTTTGCCGTGCTCATATTTAATTTGGTCATGAAACGATTTAGCTGTGAAGGGAAAATAGCAGGAAGTTTCAGAGGTGCTTGATAAAGATGGAACTCGGGGTTTATAAAAATAAGTAAGGACTCAATTTGGGTGCCAAACCCAAGGTCTACAAGAAATTGTCGTAATAATGTCTCGCTACGATTCAATTGAAGTAATGGGTCTTTAATTTCACTACCCGACGGTGAATACCATCTATCAGATTCAATATAAAAATCACCCTCATAATTTTTAACGTTAAACAGATAGATTTTCTTGCTTGAAACTAACAAAGAGTCTATCTGAAAAACGTTTTTGTTATAATTGAGTAATAGATCATTTATTACAATCCATTCACCGATGAGGTACTTTTTCAACCAGTCATCATACTTTTCTTCCCCCTTAAATCCTTTCTCTAAACTTATAAGGTAATTCACCTCTTTATCAGACAGTTTCATGCGGTTGTTTAAATATCGAAGAAGCTTCAATTCAAGTGGTTCTTCACGAGTTTTAATTATCATAGTCCACTTCCTTTCAAAATAATTGTAAGTAAAACCTTCTATATTTTCAACATTCAAAAATATAAGATTAGAAAATTGTCAAACTCCCCATGAAGTGAGATAATAAATGACATTACTTAGACTCTCGGCCATCGCCGGGGGTCTATTTTTCAAAGGAGGAAGACCGATGATATACGTCGGTGTTACCGGCTGGGGTGATCAAGATAGTCTCTATCAAGCTGGTACGAATTCAGGCAGTAAACTAAAACAATATGCGGGTCATTTTCCAATAGTTGAAGTGGATTCAAGCTTTTACGCCATACAACCTCAAAAAAATGTAGAACGTTGGGTGAAAGACACTCCTCCTTCTTTTCAATTTATTGTGAAAGCGTATCAAGGGATGACAGGCCATCAACGCGGAGAAATTCCATTTCAATCAAAGGAAGAGATGTTCATAGCCTTCAGAGAATCCCTTGAGCCTTATCAAACTGCTGATAAACTGGCAATGGTTCTTTTTCAATTTCCCCCTTGGTTTGAATGTACAAGGGAAAATGTCAACTACCTACGATGGTGTAAGGAAGAAATGAAGGGATTACCTTTGGCGTTAGAATTTAGACATCAATCATGGTTTTCGCCCCAGTTTCATGATAAAACAATAAGCTTTATGACAAGCCAAAACTGGATTCATAGTATTTGTGATGAGCCCCAGGCGGGAAGTGGCTCCATTCCTACAGTATTAAAGCCTACCAACAAAGAAGCAACTTTAGTCAGATTTCATGGGCGTAACCTTCATGGATGGCAAAAGCCAAGTGCTGGGAACTGGCGAGAGGTTCGTTACCTTTACAGATATAATGAAAAAGAATTGAGCGAATGGGCAGACCATATAAAAGCTCTACATACACAATCAAAGGATGTCTATGTGTTATTTAATAATAATTCTGGTGGAGATGCTGCTGATAATGCTAAGCAATTTATTCAGTTATTAGATTTAGACTATGAGGGCTTAGCTCCGCGTCAGTTAGACTTTTTTGACCATCTCTAACCCCTTAATGGAGTTGAAACATAGTGGAATGGGTTTTACTTTTAGTAGTTGGAATTGTCGCTGGTACGTTAGGAAGTTTAGTTGGTTTAGGTGGGGGGATTGTTGTTGTTCCTGCTTTGATTTATTTAGGCACCATCATACCTAGCTTTGGGAAT of Cytobacillus luteolus contains these proteins:
- the sufB gene encoding Fe-S cluster assembly protein SufB, translating into MAKKMPDIGDYKYGFADKDVSIFRSKRGLTKEIVEEISRMKKEPQWMLEYRLKSLEHFYSMPMPQWGGDMASLNFDEITYYVKPSEKSERSWDEVPEEIKATFDKLGIPEAEQKYLAGVSAQYESEVVYHNMKEDLEELGIVFKDTDTALKENEDIFREHFGKVIPNTDNKFSALNSAVWSGGSFIYVPKGIKVDTPLQAYFRINSENMGQFERTLIIVDEGAHVHYVEGCTAPVYTTNSLHSAVVEIIIKKDAYCRYTTIQNWANNVFNLVTKRAVAEENATMEWIDGNIGSKLTMKYPAVILKGAGARGMTLSIAIAGKGQHQDAGAKMIHLAPNTSSTIVSKSISKHGGKVTYRGIVHFGRKADGARANIECDTLIMDNQSTSDTIPYNEILNDNISLEHEAKVSKVSEEQLFYLMSRGISEQEATEMIVMGFIEPFTKELPMEYAVEMNRLIKFEMEGSIG
- a CDS encoding nuclease-related domain-containing protein yields the protein MIIKTREEPLELKLLRYLNNRMKLSDKEVNYLISLEKGFKGEEKYDDWLKKYLIGEWIVINDLLLNYNKNVFQIDSLLVSSKKIYLFNVKNYEGDFYIESDRWYSPSGSEIKDPLLQLNRSETLLRQFLVDLGFGTQIESLLIFINPEFHLYQAPLKLPAIFPSQLNRFMTKLNMSTAKLRFRDIEFAKKLVTFHREDDPYSRLSDYSFDKLKKGIICAGCNSFFGKCSYNTLVCSKCGFIEDVVSAVMRSVEEYQLFFPDKKITMNSIHEWCEVITSKKAIRRILKKEFRQLGHGSSAYYVNE
- a CDS encoding DUF72 domain-containing protein; the encoded protein is MIYVGVTGWGDQDSLYQAGTNSGSKLKQYAGHFPIVEVDSSFYAIQPQKNVERWVKDTPPSFQFIVKAYQGMTGHQRGEIPFQSKEEMFIAFRESLEPYQTADKLAMVLFQFPPWFECTRENVNYLRWCKEEMKGLPLALEFRHQSWFSPQFHDKTISFMTSQNWIHSICDEPQAGSGSIPTVLKPTNKEATLVRFHGRNLHGWQKPSAGNWREVRYLYRYNEKELSEWADHIKALHTQSKDVYVLFNNNSGGDAADNAKQFIQLLDLDYEGLAPRQLDFFDHL